The Halapricum desulfuricans genome includes a region encoding these proteins:
- the glpB gene encoding glycerol-3-phosphate dehydrogenase subunit GlpB, translated as MAIESDVLVVGGGLAGVASAVVAAREGVDVRLLAHKKSTLRQASGLIDGLGYVPPRTPLEKHADYVSQQRRDFREVRDKRGDYLGPLQTPYEGIDTLPDDHPYSILGADALRDGLALFDDLVGDTYLGSHTERNALVPTFGGTVKPTARYPRAAAAGLASDERPMLLVGFRSLTEFDAGMVADQLAAAGVPFDVRGVEVSFAESFPTDTKITRFVKAFDHDERIKGIPVRRALAEVVKPYVDDAKRVGFPAVLGDDNAASVRTDLGDRLGADIFEIPMGPPSIPGLRLEDRLFETLDAEGVRLETGVPAVGYEKDGDTVESVIVDRMGSEVPYAADTVVLATGGLVGKGLDSDREGVREPIFGCHVPYPEDRYDWFVDDAFGDQPYARFGVHPDASMRPLDADGEPEFANLFAAGSVVGGADVAREKSASGVSLATGVVAGRNAAIESRKRIERVEASS; from the coding sequence ATGGCGATTGAGAGTGACGTCCTGGTTGTCGGCGGCGGTCTCGCCGGCGTCGCCAGCGCGGTCGTCGCCGCCAGGGAAGGCGTCGACGTCCGCTTGCTCGCCCACAAGAAGAGCACACTCCGACAAGCGTCAGGGCTGATAGACGGCCTCGGATATGTCCCACCTCGTACACCGCTGGAAAAGCACGCCGATTACGTCTCTCAGCAGCGCCGGGATTTCCGCGAAGTCCGCGACAAACGCGGGGACTACCTAGGACCCCTGCAGACGCCCTATGAGGGGATTGACACCCTGCCCGACGACCATCCCTACTCAATCCTGGGCGCTGACGCCCTCAGAGACGGACTGGCGCTGTTCGACGATCTCGTCGGGGACACCTACCTAGGGAGCCACACCGAGCGAAACGCGCTCGTCCCCACGTTCGGCGGGACGGTGAAACCCACTGCTCGATATCCCCGTGCTGCGGCGGCAGGTCTGGCGAGCGATGAGCGGCCAATGCTTCTGGTCGGATTCCGGTCACTCACGGAGTTCGACGCCGGCATGGTCGCCGATCAGCTAGCGGCAGCCGGTGTTCCCTTCGACGTCCGCGGTGTCGAGGTCTCGTTCGCCGAATCCTTCCCGACGGACACGAAGATCACCCGATTCGTGAAGGCGTTCGACCACGACGAACGGATCAAGGGGATCCCCGTTAGGCGTGCGCTCGCCGAGGTAGTCAAGCCATACGTCGACGACGCCAAACGTGTCGGTTTTCCCGCCGTCCTCGGCGATGACAACGCTGCTTCAGTCCGGACGGATCTCGGAGACCGTCTCGGCGCGGATATCTTCGAGATCCCAATGGGGCCGCCGTCCATCCCCGGTCTCCGACTAGAAGACCGGCTGTTCGAGACGCTAGACGCGGAAGGTGTCCGTCTTGAGACCGGCGTTCCGGCCGTCGGATACGAGAAGGACGGCGACACTGTCGAGTCGGTTATCGTCGATCGGATGGGGAGCGAAGTGCCATACGCCGCTGACACGGTCGTCCTCGCCACGGGCGGTCTGGTCGGCAAGGGCCTAGACTCGGATCGCGAAGGCGTTCGGGAGCCGATTTTCGGCTGTCATGTCCCGTACCCCGAGGACCGCTACGACTGGTTCGTCGACGATGCGTTCGGCGATCAACCCTATGCCCGCTTCGGCGTCCATCCGGACGCATCGATGCGGCCGCTCGATGCCGACGGCGAGCCGGAGTTCGCCAACCTCTTCGCCGCGGGTTCGGTCGTCGGCGGTGCCGACGTCGCACGCGAGAAATCCGCCAGCGGCGTCTCGCTCGCGACGGGCGTGGTCGCCGGCCGGAACGCCGCGATAGAGAGTCGAAAACGAATCGAGCGAGTGGAGGCGTCGTCATGA
- a CDS encoding anaerobic glycerol-3-phosphate dehydrogenase subunit C codes for MSEKHRADEADRRRRTTDGVASETVNPEQPDAVEVFPEGEFDLRPGADDCYKCTTCETSCPVAAVDKSFPGPKFQGPEQWRLKRKDEIEIDPSISECSNCLRCDTSCPSGVNLAQMHNTARGEYVDNQLSTFSIKYVRNRILANYRTSARLASMFPRTANFVMNFKPVRWAMEKILHVPSERDFPEFATQTFREWWSERGGAQVTNPDKQVAYFHGCYANYNTTEVAKAMVRLYEYFGYEILVPPQKCSGTPMFANGMLDDARRHAETNVENLAAVIEDGADVIASCTSCSMALRNEYPELFDIDGIETLAKNTFDALEYLRIHEDLHGAIQDASVSGEFAEEFAYHAPCHSRNQGLDRQAIELFRDLDGVQIEDVGDSCSGISGTYGWKEEKYEKSMKIGAEMFEHMEAAEGTTGMTECPTCGMQMEHGTGYDVHHPLEVLEAAFVD; via the coding sequence ATGAGCGAGAAACACCGAGCTGACGAAGCGGATCGGCGACGACGCACAACCGACGGCGTCGCCTCCGAAACGGTCAACCCCGAGCAACCAGATGCCGTCGAGGTCTTCCCGGAGGGCGAGTTCGACCTGCGGCCGGGCGCGGACGACTGTTACAAGTGCACGACCTGCGAGACGTCCTGTCCGGTCGCGGCGGTCGACAAGTCGTTCCCCGGACCAAAGTTCCAGGGCCCTGAGCAGTGGCGGCTCAAGCGCAAAGACGAAATCGAGATCGATCCGTCGATCTCGGAGTGTTCGAACTGCCTCCGGTGTGACACGTCCTGTCCGTCGGGCGTCAACCTGGCCCAGATGCACAACACCGCCCGCGGGGAGTACGTCGACAACCAGCTGTCGACGTTCTCGATCAAGTACGTCCGCAACCGGATTCTCGCGAACTATCGGACCTCCGCCCGCCTCGCGAGCATGTTCCCGCGGACGGCCAACTTCGTCATGAACTTCAAACCGGTCCGTTGGGCAATGGAGAAGATTCTGCACGTCCCCAGCGAGCGGGACTTTCCCGAGTTCGCCACTCAGACCTTCCGGGAGTGGTGGTCTGAACGAGGCGGCGCGCAGGTGACGAACCCGGACAAGCAAGTGGCGTACTTCCACGGCTGCTACGCCAACTACAACACGACCGAGGTCGCAAAAGCGATGGTCCGGCTCTACGAGTACTTCGGGTACGAGATACTCGTGCCACCGCAGAAGTGCTCTGGGACACCGATGTTCGCAAACGGGATGCTCGACGATGCCCGTCGCCACGCCGAAACCAACGTCGAGAACCTCGCCGCTGTGATCGAAGACGGCGCAGACGTGATTGCCTCTTGCACCTCCTGTTCGATGGCACTGCGCAACGAATACCCTGAACTGTTCGATATCGACGGCATCGAGACTCTGGCCAAGAACACTTTCGACGCCCTGGAGTATCTCCGAATACACGAGGATCTACACGGCGCGATCCAGGATGCAAGCGTCTCCGGTGAGTTTGCCGAGGAATTCGCATACCACGCCCCCTGTCACTCCCGTAATCAGGGCCTGGACCGGCAGGCGATTGAGCTGTTCCGAGATCTCGACGGCGTACAAATAGAGGACGTCGGCGACTCTTGCTCTGGCATTTCCGGCACCTACGGCTGGAAGGAAGAGAAGTATGAGAAGTCAATGAAGATCGGCGCGGAGATGTTCGAGCACATGGAAGCCGCTGAGGGAACCACAGGAATGACCGAATGTCCCACCTGCGGGATGCAAATGGAACATGGTACCGGCTACGACGTCCATCACCCGCTGGAAGTGCTCGAGGCCGCGTTCGTGGACTAA